The following proteins are co-located in the Micromonospora coriariae genome:
- a CDS encoding energy-coupling factor ABC transporter ATP-binding protein: MIGVVQTAVSLDVRGVRYAYPDGHVALHGVDLTVPRGDRVALLGPNGAGKTTLVLHLNGILTPTEGSVSVGGLTVTPDRATLSEVRRRVGIVFQDPDDQLFLPTVAEDVAFGPANLGLRGAELAVRVDEALAAVGMSEHRDRAPQHLSFGQRRRVAVATVLAMHPEILVLDEPSSNLDPAARRELAEILRELPVTLLMVTHDLPYAAELCGRSVILDGGRIVADAPTLDLLADSTLLARHRLELPYGFAPRP, from the coding sequence ATGATCGGTGTCGTGCAGACCGCTGTCTCGCTGGACGTACGTGGCGTTCGGTACGCGTACCCGGATGGGCATGTCGCGCTGCACGGGGTGGACCTGACCGTGCCGCGTGGGGACCGGGTGGCGCTGCTCGGGCCCAATGGTGCCGGTAAGACCACGCTGGTGCTGCATCTCAACGGCATCCTCACTCCGACCGAGGGCAGTGTGAGCGTCGGCGGGCTGACCGTGACGCCGGACCGGGCCACCCTGTCCGAGGTGCGCCGCCGGGTGGGCATCGTCTTTCAGGACCCGGACGATCAGCTCTTCCTGCCGACCGTGGCGGAGGACGTGGCGTTCGGGCCGGCCAACCTGGGCCTGCGCGGGGCGGAGCTGGCCGTCCGGGTGGACGAGGCGCTGGCCGCGGTGGGGATGAGTGAGCACCGGGACCGGGCGCCGCAGCACCTCTCCTTCGGGCAGCGCCGCCGGGTGGCGGTGGCCACCGTGCTCGCCATGCACCCGGAGATCCTGGTGCTGGACGAGCCGTCGTCGAACCTGGACCCGGCGGCCCGGCGCGAGTTGGCCGAGATCCTGCGCGAGCTGCCGGTGACGCTGCTGATGGTGACGCACGACCTGCCGTACGCGGCGGAGCTGTGCGGGCGCTCGGTGATCCTGGACGGCGGCCGGATCGTCGCCGACGCCCCCACGCTGGACCTGCTGGCCGACTCGACGCTGCTCGCCCGCCACCGCCTGGAACTCCCGTACGGCTTCGCCCCGCGTCCCTGA
- a CDS encoding energy-coupling factor ABC transporter permease: protein METLAMHISNGIIDGPVAAVFAALALAALTGCVLRGRRDLDDRLAPMAGLVAAFIFAVQMLNFPIFTAGVSGHLLGGALAAMLVGPWVGALCVSVVLVVQALIFGDGGVAMLGLNITNMALLGTAAAYVLIAVLLRVLPRTPAGLAVTGFVAAMLSVVVASQGFVVQYWLGGTTDLGGNLAGLAGTMAGVHLLIGIGEGLITATTVVTVAKVRPDLVYALRGLRPATVPTVPAVGGVR from the coding sequence GTGGAAACCCTGGCGATGCACATCTCGAACGGGATCATCGATGGTCCCGTCGCAGCGGTCTTCGCGGCGCTCGCCCTGGCCGCGCTCACCGGCTGCGTCCTGCGCGGCCGGCGTGACCTGGACGACCGCCTGGCCCCGATGGCCGGCCTGGTGGCCGCGTTCATCTTCGCCGTCCAGATGCTCAACTTTCCGATCTTCACGGCCGGGGTGAGTGGCCACCTGCTCGGTGGTGCGCTCGCCGCGATGCTGGTCGGCCCGTGGGTCGGCGCGCTCTGTGTGTCGGTGGTGCTGGTCGTGCAGGCGCTGATCTTCGGTGACGGGGGTGTGGCCATGCTCGGCCTCAACATCACCAACATGGCTCTGCTCGGCACCGCCGCGGCCTACGTGCTGATCGCGGTGCTGCTGCGGGTGCTGCCCCGTACGCCCGCCGGCCTGGCGGTCACCGGGTTCGTCGCGGCGATGCTCAGCGTGGTGGTCGCGTCCCAGGGCTTCGTCGTGCAGTACTGGCTGGGCGGCACCACCGACCTGGGCGGCAACCTGGCCGGCCTGGCCGGCACGATGGCCGGGGTCCACCTGCTGATCGGCATCGGCGAGGGGCTGATCACCGCCACCACCGTGGTCACCGTGGCGAAGGTGCGCCCCGATCTCGTCTACGCGCTGCGCGGGCTGCGTCCCGCGACCGTACCGACCGTTCCCGCCGTCGGAGGTGTCCGATGA
- a CDS encoding PDGLE domain-containing protein, whose product MKNRSWAFLAGGLLVALLLAGVVSNYASSHPDGLDSSLLKGCTVDADDNIVGGSCPAQQARDHELGDSPLADYGVRGVENSFLSTGLSGVLGVLVTFAVGAGGFWLLRRRGTTSTDGDAPTIDEGDAATSTDDRRHADANG is encoded by the coding sequence ATGAAGAACCGCTCGTGGGCGTTCCTGGCCGGTGGCCTCCTGGTGGCCCTGCTGCTGGCGGGGGTGGTGAGCAACTACGCCTCGTCGCACCCGGACGGGCTGGACTCGTCGCTGCTGAAGGGGTGCACCGTCGACGCCGATGACAACATCGTCGGCGGCAGCTGCCCGGCCCAGCAGGCCCGGGACCACGAGTTGGGGGACAGCCCGCTCGCCGACTACGGGGTGCGCGGCGTGGAGAACAGCTTCCTCTCCACCGGCCTCTCCGGGGTGCTCGGTGTGCTGGTCACCTTCGCGGTCGGCGCGGGCGGCTTCTGGCTGCTGCGCCGCCGTGGCACCACGTCGACCGACGGTGACGCACCGACGATCGACGAGGGCGACGCCGCGACGTCCACCGACGACCGGCGCCACGCCGACGCCAACGGCTGA
- a CDS encoding expansin EXLX1 family cellulose-binding protein, which translates to MTDGSAPGDVDIEIDIDLDRAPDDRPTPSSGPIPWLVATGVTVLAAVLGLTLALRTGSAPACAAGRALAAPPTGTATHTGKATFYDSNGAGGNCSNPAAPANRLYVALGPTEYAAGAACGGFLDVTGPKGTIRVLIMDQCPECEPGHLDLSREAFARIADPVQGLVPVTYRAVVNPPLPGPLTFRIKEGASQFWFAVRVGNHGNPLRTVEVRQRDDGPWQSAARQDYNYWLIASGAGAGPFTIRVSDVYGNRATVAGIRMAPGQVQTSTVRMYGRGAAPANRRPSASARPSSNRPAGTPTPARRPAEVAKASAPATAVANPPATRPAGAVARWCAS; encoded by the coding sequence GTGACGGACGGAAGCGCTCCCGGAGACGTCGACATCGAGATCGACATCGACCTCGACCGGGCTCCGGACGACCGGCCCACGCCCTCGTCCGGCCCCATCCCCTGGCTGGTCGCCACCGGCGTCACAGTCCTCGCGGCGGTGCTCGGGCTCACCCTTGCGCTGCGCACCGGCTCCGCACCCGCCTGCGCCGCCGGCCGCGCACTCGCCGCGCCGCCCACCGGCACCGCCACGCACACCGGCAAGGCGACGTTCTACGACTCGAACGGCGCCGGCGGCAACTGCTCGAACCCGGCCGCCCCAGCCAACCGTCTCTACGTCGCGCTCGGACCCACGGAGTACGCCGCCGGCGCCGCCTGCGGCGGGTTCCTCGACGTGACCGGCCCGAAGGGCACCATCCGCGTCCTGATCATGGATCAGTGCCCCGAGTGCGAACCCGGGCACCTCGACCTGTCTCGCGAGGCGTTCGCCCGGATCGCCGACCCGGTCCAGGGCCTCGTCCCGGTCACCTACCGCGCGGTGGTCAACCCACCACTACCCGGCCCGCTCACCTTCCGGATCAAGGAGGGCGCGTCGCAGTTCTGGTTCGCCGTCCGGGTGGGCAACCACGGCAACCCGCTGCGCACCGTGGAGGTCCGGCAGCGGGACGACGGCCCGTGGCAGTCCGCCGCACGGCAGGACTACAACTACTGGCTGATCGCCTCCGGCGCCGGCGCCGGCCCGTTCACGATCCGGGTGAGCGACGTGTACGGGAACCGGGCGACCGTCGCCGGCATCCGGATGGCGCCCGGCCAGGTCCAGACCAGCACGGTCCGCATGTACGGGCGCGGCGCGGCACCCGCCAACCGCCGTCCGTCGGCGTCGGCCCGGCCGTCCAGCAACCGACCAGCCGGTACGCCGACGCCCGCCCGACGCCCGGCCGAGGTGGCGAAGGCGAGCGCACCGGCCACGGCGGTGGCCAACCCCCCGGCCACCCGACCCGCCGGGGCGGTGGCCCGCTGGTGCGCGAGCTGA
- a CDS encoding GNAT family N-acetyltransferase: MGAVSLRYVLDPDLTPRLRAEIVALWVDVTNAGGAVGFVPPITAADVRATADPTFAGIADGPDRLLVGYAGDRLVAVLIFSDNRFPLKAHWCVLKRVMIHPDTQGAGYGSALMREAARLGRELGHEALHVTVRDGLGLDGFYRRLGYREIGRLPGALRLAPGDDRDEILMWLDLTPTD; this comes from the coding sequence ATTGGCGCCGTGAGTCTGCGCTACGTCCTTGATCCCGACCTCACCCCGCGGCTGCGCGCCGAGATCGTCGCTCTCTGGGTGGACGTCACCAACGCTGGCGGCGCGGTCGGCTTCGTGCCTCCGATCACCGCGGCCGACGTCCGCGCCACCGCCGACCCGACCTTCGCCGGCATCGCCGACGGACCGGACCGGCTGCTGGTCGGGTACGCCGGCGACCGGCTGGTGGCCGTGCTGATCTTCTCCGACAACCGGTTCCCGCTCAAGGCGCACTGGTGCGTGCTGAAGCGCGTGATGATCCACCCGGACACCCAGGGCGCCGGCTACGGCTCGGCGCTGATGCGCGAGGCCGCCCGGCTGGGACGGGAGCTGGGCCACGAGGCGCTGCATGTGACGGTGCGGGACGGGCTGGGGTTGGACGGGTTCTACCGCCGGCTGGGGTACCGGGAGATCGGCCGCCTGCCGGGCGCGCTGCGGCTGGCGCCCGGTGACGACAGGGACGAGATCCTGATGTGGCTCGACCTGACGCCGACCGACTGA
- the bcp gene encoding thioredoxin-dependent thiol peroxidase, whose translation MTAPDRLSPGDPAPEFTLPTDTGDQLTLADLRGRKVVLYAYPAAMTPGCTKQACDFRDSLASLQAAGYEVVGISPDKPEKLAKFRDRDAITFPLVSDVDKAVLTAYGAYGEKQMYGKTVTGVIRSTFVIDADGKIERALYNVKATGHVAKLRRDLGLD comes from the coding sequence ATGACCGCGCCCGACCGCCTCTCCCCCGGTGACCCCGCACCCGAGTTCACCCTCCCCACCGACACCGGTGACCAGCTCACCCTGGCCGACCTGCGAGGCCGCAAGGTGGTCCTCTACGCCTACCCGGCCGCGATGACCCCCGGATGCACCAAGCAGGCCTGCGACTTCCGCGACTCGCTCGCCTCGCTCCAGGCCGCCGGCTACGAGGTGGTCGGCATCTCCCCGGACAAGCCGGAGAAACTGGCGAAGTTCCGCGACCGCGACGCGATCACCTTCCCGCTGGTGTCGGACGTCGACAAGGCGGTGCTGACCGCGTACGGCGCCTACGGCGAAAAGCAGATGTACGGAAAGACCGTGACCGGCGTGATCCGCTCGACGTTCGTCATCGACGCCGACGGCAAGATCGAGCGGGCCCTCTACAACGTCAAGGCCACCGGGCACGTCGCCAAGCTCCGCCGCGACCTCGGCCTGGACTGA
- the cbiQ gene encoding cobalt ECF transporter T component CbiQ, translated as MGAGHGHVLYRESDSPVHRLPPEVKIVAMVVFTVAVVATPRAAFWAFGAYALLVAVVAALARVGPRWLLSRALIELPFVLFAVALPFLGAGERVDVLGLRLSEDGLHGAWNIVAKGTLGVLASLLLAATTTTRDLIVGLDRLHCPQVLTQIATFMLRYLDVLVGEARRMRVARISRGDDPRFLWQLRGFAAGIGALFLRAFERGERVYLAMLSRGYSGRMPEVWQGDGAATAGQWLVAATVPVVAASIAATAVVLT; from the coding sequence ATGGGTGCCGGTCACGGGCACGTGCTGTACCGGGAGTCCGACTCGCCGGTGCACCGGCTCCCGCCCGAGGTCAAGATCGTGGCGATGGTGGTCTTCACGGTCGCCGTGGTGGCCACCCCGCGCGCGGCGTTCTGGGCCTTCGGCGCGTACGCCCTGCTGGTGGCGGTGGTGGCGGCGCTGGCCCGGGTGGGGCCGCGGTGGCTGCTCAGCCGGGCGCTGATCGAGCTGCCGTTCGTGTTGTTCGCCGTCGCGTTGCCGTTCCTCGGTGCCGGCGAGCGGGTCGACGTGCTGGGCCTGCGGCTGTCCGAGGACGGGTTGCACGGCGCGTGGAACATCGTGGCCAAGGGCACCCTGGGCGTTCTCGCCTCGCTGCTGCTCGCCGCGACCACCACCACCCGGGACCTGATCGTCGGGCTGGACCGGCTGCACTGCCCGCAGGTGCTCACCCAGATCGCCACGTTCATGCTGCGCTACCTCGACGTGCTGGTCGGCGAGGCGCGGCGGATGCGGGTGGCCCGGATCTCCCGGGGCGACGACCCGCGCTTTCTGTGGCAGCTGCGGGGCTTCGCCGCCGGGATCGGGGCGCTGTTCCTGCGGGCCTTCGAACGCGGCGAGCGCGTCTACCTGGCGATGCTGTCGCGGGGCTACTCGGGGCGGATGCCCGAGGTGTGGCAGGGCGACGGTGCGGCGACCGCCGGTCAATGGCTGGTCGCGGCGACCGTGCCGGTGGTTGCGGCCTCCATCGCCGCCACCGCCGTGGTGCTGACATGA